The genomic DNA ATGCTTTCCATCTTGGACTGCATCATCTGGGCCTGCTTTAAAATATCCCCCATTCCTTTAGCCATAGAAACTCGTATCCGTTCTTATATTTTATCTTTGATTTTTTGTTTTTGATTTTATAAAACTTCGCCTTCCACCTGGTCCAAAAAGCCCTTGATCTTGGCCGAGCCCAGCGCCTGGTTCCGGCGCCGGTCGGTCTCGTCCTTTAGGCTGGCCCGCACCGGCAGGCCGCCGGCCGCCGGCCCCGTTTCCTGTGACACCTGGCAGGACAGCTTTAGCTTCTGGCCCCATAGGCGGAAAGTTTCCTCGTCCAGCATGGTCTGGTTGGTCTTGTTCTCCAGGGAATCGGTGAAGAATTTGGAATTGGCGCCGTAGATAACTGTCAGCCGTCCGTCGCTGATGCCCACGGGCCTGGCCGCTTCCAGACAGGTCCCCAGAAGCATGTTGCGGTTTTTGATGGATGATACCAGGTCCTTCCACAGGCTTTCAAAATCACCGTTCAAGACCGCGGGCGCAGCTTTAAGCTCTTCCCTGACCGGGGGGGCGGCATAGACCGCAGCCGGGGGCTGTCGGACCAAGGGAGGTGCAACCGCCGCGCTTTTCAAGCCGGTTGGTTTTACCTCATCCCTGCCGCTGTTCTGCGCCGGCCTGGGGTTTGGTTCCGGGCCGTTATCCCCTCCCAAACCGTTTATCAGTTCCTCGATTTTGACGGTCTCGTCCAGGTCAGAAAGCCTTAAGCAGGCCGCTTCCAGCACCAGCCGGGACTGGCTGCTTCGCTTCATGGTGGTCTCTGTTTCCACCAGTATCCTTACCATCCGCAGCAGATCGCGGCCCTGGATCCCGCCGGCCTGTTTCAGATAATTCTCCCGGGCATCGGCCGGGACGTCGGACAGCGCTATGCCAGGCTGGCCGGCCGCTATCACCATCAGCTTGCGGAAGTGGGCCAAAAGACCCAGGGCAAATTCCTGCAGGTCGTAGCCGCCGGAGGAAACCTGTTCCACCAGTTCCAGCAGGCCGGCCTGGTCCCTGCTCCGGATCAGGTCCACGGTCTTGAAGAACAGGGCCTCGTCCACCAGGCCCAGCACCTGCCGGGCGTCCTCGGCCGTCAGCTTCTGGCCGCCGTAGGAGATCAGCTGGTCCAGCAGGCTGATGGCGTCGCGCATCGAGCCTTCTGATTTCTGGGCCACCAGGTACAGGCAGTCGTCCGTGGCCTGGACCTCCTCGCCCTCCAGCATTCTTTTGACGTAATCCACCACTACCGATACCTCCACCTTGCGGAAGTCGAAGCGCTGGCAGCGGGACAGGATGGTGATGGGAACCTTGTGGATCTCGGTGGTGGCAAAGATGAAGATGGCATGGGCCGGGGGCTCCTCCAGCGTCTTCAGCAGGGCGTTGAAGGCCTCCTTGGTCAGCATGTGGACTTCGTCTATGATGTAGATCTTGTACTTGCCCTGGGTGGGGGTGTATTTGACGTTCTCCCTCAGGTCGCGGATCTCGTCGATGCCACGGTTGGAGGCTCCGTCTATCTCCAGCACGTCGATGCTGCGGGAGCCGGTGATCTCCACGCAGGAGGGGCACTTGTTGCAGGGGGTCTCGGTGGGGCCTTCGGCGCAGTTCAACGCCTTGGCCAGCACCCGGGCGGCCGAGGTCTTGCCCACCCCCCGGGCCCCGGAGAACAGGTAGGCGTGGGCGATGCGCTTGGATCTGATGGCATTGCGCAAGGTGGTGGTAACGTGCTGCTGGCCGATCAGCTGTTCAAAATTCTGGGGCCGCCACTTGCGGGCTAAGACGAGATACGACATAAAAAACCAGCATCTATAATAATTACTAATGTCTAAACTCTAAACTCTAAACAAATATCAATTACCAAAGTTCAAAACGACTGTTTGAGGTTTGTGGCTTGGATATTATTTAGGATTTCGATATTAGGTTTTAGGGTTTAAGTAAATGGGCCAGGCTTATCCGATAACAAGGAGAGGTCGTGCTTACCGTTGCTACCTTCCGGTCCTGGCGGGGTTGGCAAACATCACTTCCATCGGGCCCGGCCCAATATTGATTTTAACAGAGGACGGTGGTTTTGTCAACAAGTTTGGGCCGTTCCCAAATAGGAAGTATTAATGGGGGCAATAAATAAGTACCATTTTTATTAGGAATCCATGAAGCCATGAATACTAAACTGTGGGAGCCCTGATTGATTCCTGCTTTCCTGGCTTCCTTATAAAATAAATTCGTTTCCTTTAGAGTGCTATGCTTCAAATTAAGTGACCTGGTTAATAACAAAAAAAATGGGAAATAGGAACCACTGCCCTTGGTTTCACTTCCCATCTCCCACTTAGCCATTTCCCATTTATTTCTGTCTCTCCAGCATCCTCTTTATCCCCGACTGCACCACCTCCAACTCGGCCGAAGTGCAGGTCTTGTCCAATCCCCGGACCCCATAGAAATCCTTGTTCAACGGCCGCCACAGCTCGGGGTCGTACAGGCCAAAGATGGCAAAGGTGGGCGCGCCCACCGCCGCCGAAAGATGCATGATGCCGGTATTATTGCACACCACCAGCCGCAGCTGGCTGATGACCCCGGCCAGCTGCCGGATGTCCAGGCCGGGCAGGGGTGTCACCTTGGCGTTGACCGCCCCCAGGAACCGCTCGCCCAGGTCGTCCTCGCGCGGCCCCCAGAACACGGCCACCTGGAATCCCAGTTCTCCGGCCAGCCAGTCGGCCAGGGCCGCGTACTTCTGGTAAGGCCACCGGTTCGGCGTGTTGTAGGCGCCCAGGTTCAGGCCGATGGTCTTCTCCGGAACCAGGTGGTGGTCCCACAGCACCTTCTGGCCCTGCTCCTTCTCCTCCGGAGTCAGGCAGACCTCTTCCGACAGGTCGCCGGTGGTGATCCCCAGGTGCTCTAGGATCAAAAGGCTGCGTTTTGTTTCGTGAATGGGCGAAACTGACGGAGCAGACAGCACATTGTAAAACAGGTTGGGCCGGAAATCATAGAACGGCATTTCCGCCGTCCCCAGCCGGTAGCGAGCCCCGGACAGCAGGCAAAGTACATCGCTGGAAAGCGAGTGGGAAACCGTATTCAGGACGATGCACAGGTCGTAGGCCTGCCGCAGGCCATGGAACAGCTGGAACAGCCTTTGGGGCGTGGCCAGTTTAAGCTTTTCCGGATAGACCAGCACCTGGTCGATATTGGGGTTGTTCTGCAGGACGGAGTTGGTATAATAGCGGGCCAAAACGGTTATTTTGGCTTGGGGGAATCTTTGCCTTAAGGCCCGGTAGACCGGGGTGGTAAGTATCAGGTCGCCCAGCTGGTCGTGCTGCCGGATCACCAGGATGCTTTTGACCGAACCAAGGTCCACCTGGTCCGGGGAATAAAGCACGTCTGGCAGGAAGGCAGAGAAAAGGCCGATCAGGGCCTTCTTGAATATTTTTTCAGTTTTGGGTATGCGCATGAGGGTGATTTTACTGTAGTAGTATTTTGGAGGAACAAGAAGCTGTTAACATTTGCCGTGTTACGACGTGGCAAGTACGTTCATTGTTGGCTTTGCTTGATGTTGCACAAGTACTTTGAATGCTCCATTCTCCCCTGTCTGCCAAATTGGTATGGAGGTTCTTCGTAATCAAACACCAGCAGTTCCTCTTCTCTTCGTGATGCAATCCCGATGACTCT from bacterium includes the following:
- the dnaX gene encoding DNA polymerase III subunit gamma/tau, which produces MSYLVLARKWRPQNFEQLIGQQHVTTTLRNAIRSKRIAHAYLFSGARGVGKTSAARVLAKALNCAEGPTETPCNKCPSCVEITGSRSIDVLEIDGASNRGIDEIRDLRENVKYTPTQGKYKIYIIDEVHMLTKEAFNALLKTLEEPPAHAIFIFATTEIHKVPITILSRCQRFDFRKVEVSVVVDYVKRMLEGEEVQATDDCLYLVAQKSEGSMRDAISLLDQLISYGGQKLTAEDARQVLGLVDEALFFKTVDLIRSRDQAGLLELVEQVSSGGYDLQEFALGLLAHFRKLMVIAAGQPGIALSDVPADARENYLKQAGGIQGRDLLRMVRILVETETTMKRSSQSRLVLEAACLRLSDLDETVKIEELINGLGGDNGPEPNPRPAQNSGRDEVKPTGLKSAAVAPPLVRQPPAAVYAAPPVREELKAAPAVLNGDFESLWKDLVSSIKNRNMLLGTCLEAARPVGISDGRLTVIYGANSKFFTDSLENKTNQTMLDEETFRLWGQKLKLSCQVSQETGPAAGGLPVRASLKDETDRRRNQALGSAKIKGFLDQVEGEVL
- a CDS encoding glycosyltransferase family 9 protein is translated as MRIPKTEKIFKKALIGLFSAFLPDVLYSPDQVDLGSVKSILVIRQHDQLGDLILTTPVYRALRQRFPQAKITVLARYYTNSVLQNNPNIDQVLVYPEKLKLATPQRLFQLFHGLRQAYDLCIVLNTVSHSLSSDVLCLLSGARYRLGTAEMPFYDFRPNLFYNVLSAPSVSPIHETKRSLLILEHLGITTGDLSEEVCLTPEEKEQGQKVLWDHHLVPEKTIGLNLGAYNTPNRWPYQKYAALADWLAGELGFQVAVFWGPREDDLGERFLGAVNAKVTPLPGLDIRQLAGVISQLRLVVCNNTGIMHLSAAVGAPTFAIFGLYDPELWRPLNKDFYGVRGLDKTCTSAELEVVQSGIKRMLERQK